The following coding sequences are from one Elusimicrobium minutum Pei191 window:
- a CDS encoding YajQ family cyclic di-GMP-binding protein, with translation MADYSFDIVSKVDTNLIEESISVALKEITNRYDFKDSNSSMELNTKDNEIKLSSADDFKVKSLYDILLTRLSKRGISLKNFQPGKIESALGGTAKQSVKIQQGIPADKAKEIVRIIKDAKIKVNASIQGDQLRVTSKSKDDLQATMALLKGKDLGLDLQFTNYR, from the coding sequence ATGGCAGATTACAGTTTTGATATAGTGTCTAAAGTGGATACAAATTTAATAGAGGAATCTATAAGCGTAGCTCTTAAAGAAATTACAAACAGATACGATTTTAAAGATTCCAATTCCTCCATGGAATTAAACACAAAAGATAATGAGATAAAACTCTCCTCGGCTGATGATTTTAAAGTTAAATCTTTATATGACATCTTGCTTACTCGTCTTTCTAAAAGGGGCATTTCTTTAAAGAATTTCCAACCCGGTAAAATAGAAAGCGCTTTAGGCGGCACGGCAAAACAGTCCGTTAAAATTCAACAGGGTATTCCTGCGGATAAAGCTAAAGAAATAGTAAGAATAATAAAAGACGCCAAAATTAAAGTAAACGCTTCTATACAGGGCGACCAGCTGAGGGTAACTTCCAAATCAAAAGATGATCTTCAGGCCACGATGGCTCTTTTAAAAGGTAAAGATTTAGGCTTGGATTTGCAATTTACAAATTACAGGTAA
- the ptsP gene encoding phosphoenolpyruvate--protein phosphotransferase, producing MITITGVAASPGVAIGPAYIHHFASPLTERRQITKEDVKSEVIRMRAAYKKTEDDLTKAEVEIKNILGAEYAQLLTAHKAILQDPAFKKMVLSKIQNDLLSAENAVHSAVEEIIVQFDSLEDEFFRERKNDVFDVAKRLFNHLSGGGAETTFKPSKPSSILVVHNLLPSDTLTLRDNSFVAFVTDIGGKTSHTALLAQSLELPAVVGLSTASKTIQNDDMLIVDGEKGILIVNPDAETLTHYKKIQREIKKSETLLKTINDLPFITTDGKRVQMMINYDPRMDSKETRKLKTDGLGLLRTEFLYLGREIPPSEEEQIELYTPAAKKFDMRPVNIRLADLGGDKVHSLKLGDYSEELNPFMGCRGIRFLLKYPELLTSQLRAIVKTSAQVNAQIKIIIPMVSRLEEVLETKGIFEQVLQECSLQGIYPKNKIDLGIMVEVPSIALALDFVLPHIDFVSIGTNDLIQYMVAVDRVNEEVADLYDPYHPGVIRIINDIVQSCQQKHKSVSVCGELASDPAIVPLLIGLGVDTLSTTPRMFLRIKNRLRTISYDTCANFAQAALLMGSSEEIKKLSLTIVDENS from the coding sequence ATGATTACAATAACAGGGGTCGCGGCAAGCCCGGGCGTTGCTATAGGGCCGGCTTACATACACCATTTCGCAAGCCCGCTTACGGAACGCAGGCAGATAACTAAAGAGGATGTGAAATCCGAGGTTATCCGCATGCGCGCGGCTTATAAAAAAACTGAAGATGATCTTACAAAAGCCGAGGTTGAAATAAAAAATATTTTGGGGGCCGAATACGCGCAACTTTTAACGGCGCATAAGGCAATTTTGCAAGATCCTGCTTTTAAAAAAATGGTTTTAAGTAAAATACAAAACGATTTGCTTTCCGCCGAGAACGCCGTTCATTCCGCTGTTGAAGAGATAATCGTACAGTTTGATTCTTTGGAAGATGAGTTTTTCAGGGAAAGAAAAAATGATGTTTTTGATGTCGCAAAAAGGCTTTTTAACCATCTTTCGGGAGGAGGGGCGGAAACAACCTTTAAACCTTCAAAACCCTCCTCAATTTTAGTTGTTCATAATTTACTGCCTTCTGACACTCTTACTTTAAGAGATAACAGTTTTGTCGCTTTTGTAACAGACATCGGCGGTAAAACAAGTCATACGGCGCTTCTGGCCCAAAGTTTGGAATTGCCCGCCGTGGTAGGGTTATCTACCGCCAGCAAAACCATACAAAATGACGATATGCTTATTGTAGACGGGGAAAAAGGTATTTTAATAGTTAACCCTGACGCGGAAACATTAACTCATTATAAAAAAATACAACGCGAAATAAAAAAATCCGAAACACTGTTAAAAACAATTAATGATTTGCCTTTTATAACCACTGACGGCAAACGCGTACAAATGATGATAAACTATGACCCGCGTATGGATTCTAAAGAAACGCGTAAACTTAAGACTGACGGACTGGGCCTTTTAAGAACGGAATTTTTATATTTAGGAAGGGAAATTCCTCCTTCAGAAGAAGAACAAATTGAACTTTATACTCCCGCAGCTAAAAAGTTTGACATGCGGCCCGTTAATATACGCCTTGCCGATTTGGGCGGGGACAAAGTGCATTCTTTAAAACTGGGAGATTATTCGGAAGAACTAAATCCTTTTATGGGCTGCCGGGGCATACGGTTTTTATTAAAATACCCCGAACTTTTAACTTCGCAGCTACGGGCTATTGTAAAAACTTCGGCTCAGGTTAACGCGCAGATTAAAATTATTATTCCCATGGTTTCCAGACTTGAAGAGGTTTTGGAAACGAAAGGCATTTTTGAGCAAGTGTTGCAAGAATGTTCTTTGCAAGGTATATATCCTAAAAATAAAATTGATTTGGGCATTATGGTTGAGGTGCCTTCCATAGCGTTAGCTCTTGATTTTGTGCTGCCTCATATAGATTTTGTTTCCATTGGCACTAATGACTTGATACAATATATGGTAGCGGTGGACAGGGTAAATGAGGAAGTGGCCGATTTATATGATCCGTACCATCCGGGCGTAATAAGAATTATTAATGACATAGTTCAGTCTTGCCAGCAAAAGCATAAGAGCGTAAGCGTCTGCGGGGAATTAGCTTCCGACCCGGCTATAGTGCCTCTTCTTATAGGGCTTGGTGTTGATACTCTTTCAACTACGCCCAGAATGTTTTTAAGAATAAAAAACAGGCTTCGCACAATAAGTTATGATACTTGCGCAAACTTTGCGCAGGCTGCTCTTTTGATGGGAAGTTCTGAAGAAATTAAAAAGTTGAGTTTAACAATAGTAGATGAAAATTCGTAA
- a CDS encoding ABC transporter substrate-binding protein encodes MRKIFIIALALFIAACGGKKESDKQTLIFAHKGEMQSLDPIYSYDGVTQGLILNIYDTVIKFKGSSISKFEPLISTQVPSIENGLISKDGLTYTFPIRKNVKFHNGEILTPEDVKYSILRFILSDRAGGPSNLLLEPILGVNSTRDGSKFTITNKDIEEAVKIEGDNVVIKLKRPFAPFLSIMARWSYIMNKKWCAENGEWDGRLETWQKFNNRERDDSYLFNHMNGTGPFKLNRWDITGKRLSLLSNENYFLGAPKIKNILLMTVDEPSTMRLMLESGDVDVAEISQKFDKQYDGHEGIILADNLPRLRTDPAIFFTYEINTTANPDVGSSKLDGKGIPHDFFTDKDLRKAFAHAFDYQAFLTQTMQNKGTLANGPVPPGLIGYDKNAPHYNFDLEKSKEYFKKAWGGKVWENGFKFTITYNTSGEMRQIACEILKRNIESLNPKFKIELRGVPWASFLEKTDKRQMPMWSRGWIADYADPHNFVFPFLHSRGRYALSQGFKNPKLDALIEQAVNSVNVSEREKLYSQIQKIAYEEAPQIYTVHPTALWAFRKNVKGFYDNPVFMGIYFYPLYKE; translated from the coding sequence ATGAGAAAAATTTTCATTATTGCGCTTGCGCTTTTTATAGCCGCCTGCGGCGGGAAAAAAGAGAGCGACAAGCAAACTCTTATTTTTGCCCATAAAGGGGAAATGCAGTCTTTAGACCCAATTTATTCTTATGACGGTGTTACACAAGGGCTTATTTTAAATATCTATGACACGGTAATAAAATTTAAAGGAAGCTCAATATCAAAATTTGAACCTCTTATATCAACGCAGGTCCCTTCAATTGAAAACGGCCTTATTTCTAAAGACGGACTGACATACACTTTTCCCATAAGAAAAAATGTGAAGTTCCATAACGGTGAAATCTTAACACCCGAAGACGTAAAATATTCAATACTCCGTTTTATTTTATCTGACCGCGCGGGCGGGCCTTCCAATTTATTGCTTGAACCTATTTTGGGCGTAAACTCAACACGCGACGGAAGCAAATTTACAATAACAAATAAAGATATAGAAGAGGCCGTAAAAATAGAAGGGGATAATGTTGTAATTAAATTAAAAAGACCGTTCGCTCCTTTTTTATCAATTATGGCACGATGGTCATACATAATGAATAAAAAATGGTGCGCCGAAAACGGTGAGTGGGACGGACGCCTTGAAACCTGGCAAAAATTTAATAACCGCGAGCGCGACGACTCCTATCTGTTTAACCACATGAACGGCACCGGGCCTTTTAAATTAAACCGCTGGGATATCACGGGAAAAAGACTTTCACTCTTAAGTAATGAAAATTACTTTTTGGGCGCCCCTAAAATAAAGAATATTTTACTTATGACGGTAGATGAACCTTCCACCATGCGCCTTATGCTTGAAAGCGGCGATGTTGACGTGGCGGAAATTTCTCAAAAGTTTGATAAGCAGTATGACGGACATGAAGGCATTATCCTGGCGGATAATTTGCCAAGATTAAGGACTGACCCGGCCATATTTTTTACTTATGAAATTAACACAACCGCCAACCCAGATGTGGGCAGCAGTAAACTTGACGGAAAAGGAATACCGCATGATTTTTTTACTGATAAAGATTTGCGAAAAGCCTTTGCCCACGCTTTTGACTACCAAGCGTTTTTAACGCAAACCATGCAAAATAAAGGCACGCTTGCCAACGGGCCTGTACCGCCGGGATTAATAGGTTATGACAAAAACGCGCCTCATTATAATTTTGATTTGGAAAAATCAAAGGAATACTTTAAAAAAGCCTGGGGCGGCAAAGTTTGGGAAAACGGATTTAAGTTTACAATAACTTATAATACCAGCGGCGAAATGAGGCAGATAGCCTGTGAAATTTTAAAAAGAAATATTGAGTCTTTAAACCCCAAATTTAAAATTGAACTGCGCGGCGTGCCGTGGGCTTCTTTTTTAGAAAAAACCGATAAACGCCAAATGCCCATGTGGTCGCGCGGCTGGATTGCCGATTACGCGGACCCGCACAACTTTGTGTTCCCCTTTTTACACAGTCGGGGCCGCTATGCTTTAAGCCAGGGTTTTAAAAACCCTAAACTTGACGCTCTTATTGAACAAGCGGTAAACAGCGTAAACGTTTCCGAGAGGGAAAAGCTTTACTCTCAAATACAAAAAATTGCTTATGAGGAAGCGCCCCAAATTTACACCGTGCACCCGACAGCTTTATGGGCTTTTAGGAAAAATGTGAAAGGATTTTACGATAACCCGGTTTTTATGGGTATTTACTTTTATCCTTTATATAAAGAATAA
- the lepA gene encoding translation elongation factor 4, whose protein sequence is MKIRNFSIVAHIDHGKTTLSDRILEDTGTVAKRKMTAQLLDGMELEKERGITIKAKAVRIKYKDYELNLIDTPGHVDFSYEVARSLRACEGVLLLVDASQGVEAQTVAHAHLAQSLGLKVIPVMNKVDLSQSDADLSEEQLWEILREPILAERVSAKTGMGVDHLLERIVTDIPEPKGNPNGKPRALIFDSFYDPFRGVIIYVRMFDGSLKQGQTLRLMGGGLTSKIEEIGYMTPQLVKCGGLNMGEVGYIVAGIKDIHSVKVGDTVTLADNTADEPLPGYEETKPVVFASIFPIDSPDYPLLRTALEKLNLSDSSFSYQSEVSKALGFGFRLGFMGLLHIEIVKERLEREFNLSLIATSPNVVYHVKFTSKKSHPQELSALRDAGDGYKVIDNPAYFPPYGDIIDIKEPTITITIVTPVEFMDGVMTLLKEKRGTYLEMEHISNMRVIIKYIMPMAEMVIDFYNKLKSVSKGYASFDYELDEYRSSDVVLMEILIHGEPVDALSVVTHKDKAQTQGRALCEKLKELIGRQMFEIAVQARVNGKIVARETIPAMRKDVIAKCYGGDITRKRKLLEKQKEGKKRMKSIGSVDIPQEAFVAMLKIDQ, encoded by the coding sequence ATGAAAATTCGTAATTTCTCCATAGTAGCACATATTGACCATGGTAAGACAACTTTGTCCGACCGTATTTTAGAAGATACGGGAACCGTGGCTAAACGTAAAATGACGGCGCAGCTTTTAGACGGGATGGAGCTTGAAAAAGAACGAGGCATTACCATTAAAGCTAAAGCTGTGCGCATTAAATATAAAGACTATGAGCTTAATTTAATTGACACTCCCGGACACGTGGATTTTTCCTACGAGGTCGCGCGTTCTTTGCGCGCCTGCGAGGGCGTTTTGCTGCTTGTGGATGCGTCCCAAGGAGTTGAGGCGCAAACTGTAGCGCACGCCCACTTGGCGCAGAGTTTAGGGCTTAAAGTTATTCCCGTAATGAATAAGGTTGACTTATCACAGTCGGATGCTGACTTGTCCGAAGAACAGCTTTGGGAAATTTTAAGAGAGCCTATTTTAGCCGAGCGCGTAAGCGCCAAAACAGGCATGGGCGTTGACCATTTACTTGAAAGAATTGTTACCGATATCCCGGAGCCTAAGGGGAATCCTAACGGTAAACCCCGCGCTTTAATTTTTGATTCTTTTTATGACCCTTTTAGAGGCGTAATTATTTACGTTCGTATGTTTGACGGATCTTTAAAACAAGGGCAGACTCTTCGCCTTATGGGTGGTGGGCTGACATCGAAGATAGAAGAAATAGGTTATATGACTCCGCAGCTTGTTAAGTGTGGCGGTTTAAATATGGGTGAGGTGGGGTATATAGTTGCCGGCATTAAAGATATTCACAGCGTTAAAGTAGGCGATACTGTTACATTAGCCGATAACACTGCCGATGAACCTTTGCCCGGTTATGAAGAAACTAAACCCGTTGTTTTCGCAAGTATCTTTCCTATTGATTCACCCGATTATCCTTTGCTTAGAACGGCGCTTGAAAAGCTTAATTTGTCCGACTCTTCTTTTAGTTACCAAAGTGAAGTTTCTAAAGCTTTAGGCTTCGGATTCAGACTTGGTTTTATGGGGCTTTTACATATTGAAATTGTTAAAGAAAGGCTGGAGAGGGAATTTAACCTTTCCTTAATAGCCACAAGCCCTAACGTTGTGTATCATGTTAAATTTACTTCAAAAAAATCTCACCCGCAGGAACTTTCCGCTTTGCGTGACGCGGGCGACGGCTACAAAGTTATAGACAACCCCGCCTATTTCCCGCCGTACGGGGATATTATTGATATTAAAGAGCCTACCATAACAATTACCATAGTTACACCCGTGGAATTTATGGATGGCGTTATGACGCTTTTAAAAGAAAAGCGCGGTACTTATTTGGAAATGGAACATATTTCAAACATGCGCGTTATTATCAAGTACATAATGCCTATGGCTGAGATGGTTATTGATTTTTATAATAAGCTTAAATCGGTGTCAAAGGGGTATGCCTCTTTTGACTATGAACTTGACGAGTATCGAAGTTCAGACGTTGTTCTTATGGAAATTCTGATACACGGCGAACCTGTTGACGCTTTATCCGTAGTTACGCATAAAGACAAAGCGCAAACGCAGGGCAGAGCTTTATGCGAAAAGTTAAAAGAGCTTATCGGCAGGCAGATGTTTGAAATTGCCGTGCAGGCCCGTGTTAACGGTAAAATAGTGGCGAGGGAAACCATTCCCGCCATGCGTAAGGACGTTATAGCAAAATGTTACGGCGGTGATATTACGCGTAAACGTAAGCTTTTGGAAAAACAAAAAGAAGGTAAAAAGAGAATGAAATCCATAGGCAGCGTTGATATACCGCAAGAAGCGTTTGTGGCTATGTTAAAAATTGACCAGTAA
- a CDS encoding phenylalanine--tRNA ligase subunit alpha codes for MNLTEWKEKCSAAEAEYRDIISNAASSDALEAARVNCLGRKGVLTELLKNLKDFTIEEKKEAGPLGNKIKKDLEDAFYSKKNALESAALNEELAKTNIDLTLPGWPVANGHKHPLTIAMDRMTAILSKLGFVWAEGPQIEEEKYNFDFLNIPLHHPARDVQDTLIIGGGAKKGMVLRSHTSNVQVRYMEKNKPPLRIMSPGKVFRRDDIDASHSPVFHQIEGLYVDKNVSLADLKSDLTAFMKGLFGNKAEVRFRPSFFPFTEPSVEVDVKCVFCDGKSPCSFCKGTGWKEMLGAGIVHPNVLRNVGIDPEIYSGYAFGMGVERLAMLMLGIKDIRAFYENDLRIWKQF; via the coding sequence ATGAACTTAACAGAATGGAAAGAAAAGTGCTCGGCAGCGGAAGCCGAGTATAGAGATATTATTTCAAACGCCGCCTCTTCGGACGCGTTGGAAGCGGCAAGGGTTAACTGCCTTGGCCGCAAAGGCGTGCTGACGGAACTTCTAAAAAACCTTAAGGATTTTACTATTGAGGAAAAGAAGGAAGCGGGCCCTTTGGGCAACAAAATAAAAAAAGATTTAGAGGACGCTTTTTACTCTAAAAAAAACGCCCTTGAATCAGCCGCTTTAAATGAAGAGCTTGCTAAAACGAATATAGATTTAACTCTTCCCGGATGGCCTGTGGCTAACGGACACAAACATCCGCTTACCATAGCCATGGACAGAATGACGGCTATACTTTCAAAGCTCGGCTTTGTCTGGGCGGAAGGCCCGCAGATAGAAGAGGAAAAATATAATTTTGATTTCCTTAATATTCCTCTTCACCACCCCGCGCGCGACGTGCAGGACACGCTTATAATAGGCGGCGGCGCAAAAAAGGGAATGGTTTTGCGCTCGCACACATCAAACGTGCAGGTGCGTTATATGGAAAAAAACAAACCGCCTTTGCGTATTATGTCACCCGGTAAAGTTTTTAGAAGAGATGATATTGACGCTTCACACAGCCCGGTGTTTCACCAAATAGAAGGGTTGTACGTTGACAAAAACGTTTCTTTGGCTGATTTAAAAAGCGATTTAACCGCTTTTATGAAAGGGCTTTTCGGCAATAAGGCGGAGGTAAGGTTCCGCCCGTCGTTTTTCCCGTTTACGGAACCCAGCGTTGAAGTGGATGTAAAATGCGTTTTTTGCGACGGTAAATCACCCTGCTCTTTTTGTAAAGGCACGGGTTGGAAAGAAATGTTGGGCGCGGGCATTGTGCATCCCAACGTGCTTCGCAACGTAGGCATCGACCCAGAGATTTACAGCGGGTACGCTTTCGGCATGGGGGTTGAACGTCTTGCCATGTTAATGCTTGGCATTAAAGACATTCGCGCTTTTTACGAAAACGATTTAAGAATTTGGAAACAGTTTTAA
- a CDS encoding C39 family peptidase: MQQPPYQISFSQTLNKDNLENIDKENDVLKITSKIIPLPFNADTFILTPCAIMPKGSCITIEIKFFKGPSKTQWLKYLHIEKNNNLSFNEKNELGHFDTDIFKAAEYIDSFKYRITAKGKVSFNSLNCVITKHKALFDLEAATEQADQPSVILNIKPISQIQHGFERKNRICSPTCIAMALDYFGISSSLQETVDGVYDKKADTYGNWVFNASYAGLYGLENAVIRCDTVKQAQNIVSAGIPLIASISFKEGELKSAPQKETPGHLVLIKGFTKQGDFIVNDPGAETDAQVEKIYDKTEFAAAWLKNKKGLCYKISKQKGT; this comes from the coding sequence ATGCAACAGCCTCCCTACCAGATTTCATTTAGCCAAACATTAAACAAAGACAACCTGGAAAATATCGATAAAGAAAATGATGTTTTAAAAATAACTTCTAAAATTATTCCGCTTCCGTTTAACGCGGATACTTTTATTTTAACGCCTTGCGCTATAATGCCCAAAGGATCCTGCATTACAATAGAAATTAAATTTTTTAAAGGTCCTTCAAAAACACAGTGGCTTAAATATCTGCATATCGAAAAAAACAATAACTTAAGTTTTAATGAAAAAAATGAATTAGGGCATTTTGATACGGATATTTTTAAAGCTGCCGAATATATTGATTCTTTTAAATACAGAATTACCGCCAAAGGCAAAGTGAGTTTTAACTCTTTAAACTGTGTTATAACAAAACATAAAGCGCTTTTTGATTTAGAGGCCGCCACCGAGCAAGCTGACCAACCGTCCGTAATACTTAACATAAAACCGATAAGCCAGATACAACACGGGTTTGAGCGCAAAAACAGAATTTGCAGCCCCACCTGCATTGCCATGGCGCTTGATTATTTTGGAATCAGCTCCTCCTTACAAGAAACCGTGGATGGCGTTTATGACAAAAAAGCCGACACTTACGGCAACTGGGTTTTTAACGCTTCCTACGCCGGGCTTTACGGCTTGGAAAACGCCGTTATACGCTGCGACACCGTTAAGCAGGCGCAGAACATTGTTTCCGCCGGCATTCCTTTAATAGCAAGCATTTCTTTTAAAGAGGGCGAGCTTAAAAGCGCTCCTCAAAAAGAAACGCCCGGACATTTAGTCTTGATAAAAGGGTTTACAAAACAAGGCGATTTTATTGTTAATGACCCCGGCGCTGAAACAGACGCGCAGGTTGAAAAAATTTACGACAAAACGGAATTTGCCGCCGCCTGGCTAAAAAATAAAAAAGGCCTTTGCTACAAAATATCCAAACAAAAAGGAACCTGA
- a CDS encoding nucleoside permease, with the protein MSIRLRLTVMNFLQFFIWGSWLITIANYWFQTKGWSGAQFGAVFSTMGIASLFMPALMGMLADRKVNAERLYGVLHIITAAMLAYLPAIKDPSMFFWGILVAMLAYMPTLALSNSIAYNVLKRADLDIVKAFPPIRVFGTIGFIAAMWIVNLTGNKSSPNQFYIAACAAVILGIYAFTLPACPPSEQGEGKKTFIQALGLDAFALLKNKQLALFFLFSIFLGAALQLTNAYGDVFLDDFSKIPAFANSYVVKYSTIIMSISQISETLFILTIPFFLKHFGIKKVMLISMIAWVFRFGLFAYADPVGRFWMIILSCIIYGMAFDFFNISGSLYVENTVESKMRSSAQGLFMMATNGFGAVLGSSISGIVIDRFFTYGGMKNWHGIWLSFAIYALVVAVLFMIFFKDVPKTKEATI; encoded by the coding sequence ATGAGTATAAGATTACGTCTTACAGTTATGAACTTTTTGCAGTTTTTTATATGGGGTTCATGGCTTATTACTATAGCAAACTATTGGTTTCAGACAAAAGGCTGGTCAGGCGCGCAGTTTGGCGCTGTATTTTCAACTATGGGTATAGCTTCGCTTTTTATGCCCGCTCTTATGGGTATGCTGGCGGACAGAAAGGTTAACGCCGAACGTCTTTACGGCGTGCTTCATATAATCACAGCCGCTATGCTTGCTTATTTACCCGCTATAAAAGACCCTTCAATGTTTTTCTGGGGTATATTAGTCGCTATGTTAGCTTATATGCCTACTTTAGCGCTTTCCAACTCAATAGCTTATAACGTTCTTAAAAGGGCGGACCTTGATATCGTAAAAGCCTTTCCCCCGATACGCGTATTCGGAACAATAGGTTTTATCGCCGCTATGTGGATTGTTAATTTAACAGGCAACAAAAGTTCACCCAACCAATTTTATATCGCCGCGTGCGCTGCGGTTATTTTAGGCATATACGCTTTTACTCTACCCGCCTGCCCGCCTTCTGAACAGGGCGAAGGTAAAAAAACTTTTATTCAGGCACTCGGGTTAGACGCGTTTGCCCTTCTTAAAAACAAACAGCTTGCGTTGTTTTTCTTATTTTCAATTTTCCTTGGCGCGGCGTTGCAGCTTACCAACGCCTACGGCGACGTGTTTTTAGATGACTTTAGCAAAATACCCGCCTTTGCCAATTCTTACGTTGTAAAATATTCAACTATCATAATGTCAATTTCACAAATATCCGAAACGCTTTTTATTTTAACAATTCCGTTCTTCCTTAAACATTTCGGCATAAAGAAAGTAATGCTTATAAGCATGATAGCGTGGGTGTTCCGTTTCGGCTTGTTCGCCTATGCGGACCCCGTGGGAAGATTTTGGATGATAATCCTTTCCTGCATCATTTACGGTATGGCCTTTGACTTCTTTAACATATCCGGTTCTTTGTATGTGGAAAACACGGTAGAATCTAAAATGCGTTCCAGCGCGCAGGGCCTGTTTATGATGGCTACAAACGGTTTTGGCGCGGTTTTGGGCAGCTCTATAAGCGGCATTGTTATAGACCGTTTCTTTACATACGGCGGCATGAAAAACTGGCACGGGATATGGCTTTCTTTCGCCATATACGCTTTAGTAGTTGCCGTGTTGTTTATGATATTTTTTAAAGATGTTCCCAAAACAAAAGAAGCAACAATATAA